The Vicia villosa cultivar HV-30 ecotype Madison, WI linkage group LG1, Vvil1.0, whole genome shotgun sequence genome includes a region encoding these proteins:
- the LOC131631216 gene encoding uncharacterized protein LOC131631216: MVVYSDLDQALALASLPGDVDGYISICGYGSLLSEKSARSTFPNLTNFRTARLTGFRRLFSFVGAFFFTHGIANLKTREMAALSAEPCEDETIIITVFDINKTEIPAFIQREREYSLIPVFPESLDGKPYTNPAVLCASSTDEEFFKYKYPEGREIYFQKFGQYTIHKIWQDDALPCRVYLRHCVLAAKSLGHEAYNNFLDHTFIADRKTTIRQYFEKMGTSIMEEQPPESLKSRYGG, encoded by the exons ATGGTGGTTTACTCTGATCTCGACCAAGCCTTGGCGCTGGCCTCTCTTCCCGGCGACGTTGACGGTTACATTTCCATTTGCGGTTACGGTTCCCTCCTCTCCG AAAAAAGTGCCAGATCAACTTTTCCAAATCTAACTAACTTCCGAACGGCCAGATTAACCGGTTTCCGCCGTCTCTTCTCCTTTGTTGGAGCTTTCTTTTTCACTCATGGCATCGCCAACCTCAAAACTCGG GAAATGGCTGCCCTCTCTGCAGAGCCTTGTGAAGATGAAACAATTATAATTACTGTTTTTGATATTAACAAAACAGAG ATTCCAGCATTTATTCAAAGAGAGCGTGAATATAGCTTAATACCT GTTTTTCCTGAATCACTTGATGGGAAGCCCTATACCAACCCAGCA GTCCTTTGTGCTTCTTCTACTGATGAAGAATTCTTTAAATATAAATACCCTG AAGGAAGGGAGATATACTTCCAAAAATTTGGACAGTATACTATCCATAAGATTTGGCAGGATGATGCATTACCATGCCGTGTTTATCTTCGACACTG TGTTCTAGCCGCAAAAAGCCTCGGCCATGAGGCTTACAATAACTTTTTGGACCATACGTTCATTGCTGATCGAAAAACAACAATACGCCAGTACTTTGAGAAAATGGGCACTAGCATCATGGAAGAACAGCCTCCCGAATCATTAAAATCTCGTTACGGCGGTTGA